In the Gossypium arboreum isolate Shixiya-1 chromosome 10, ASM2569848v2, whole genome shotgun sequence genome, one interval contains:
- the LOC108473494 gene encoding nuclear transport factor 2-like isoform X1, which translates to MATPCPLPVTAAQVGTYFVERYYQVIIQQPHSVHQFYSDASTMVRVDGSHRETAAAMLQIHALVMSLNFTRIEIKTACSLESWNAGVLVMVSGSVLVKDFCSRREFVQTFFLAPQEKGFFVLNDIFHFAEEQQIQHHPAVLLSQHNLDHKLNASATIPEPVPGYLLGGDIQRRKFVAPVDVKENGPVDNYTLLEQLQQAPESESLVDKSSVRECNGSLLHTVNTVQEHVPPVEEPFGEPQKHTYASVLRVAKGKSAPSVAPQVSVSKNLPPASDWDHAPQHTAQQPVLSSNVVEMSGVDMVDEISPIEYEGEIKSVYVRNLLSTVSESEIEEEFKKFGEISPDEVVIRSRKDVGVCYAFVEFEDMSSVCNAVMAGTAQVAGRQVYIEERRPNSYIPSRGGRMGRGRGSYPTEAPRGSFGTRSYGRGCAYNGSE; encoded by the exons ATGGCAACTCCTTGTCCCCTTCCAGTCACTGCTGCACAG gTTGGAACATATTTTGTGGAGCGATATTATCAGGTTATTATACAGCAGCCACATTCAGTGCACCAGTTTTACAGTGATGCCAGTACCATGGTTCGTGTTGATGGCAGTCACAGAGAAACTGCTGCTGCAATGCTG CAAATTCATGCCCTTGTTATGTCGCTCAACTTTACCCGGATTGAGATCAAGACAGCTTGTTCTCTTGAATCTTGGAATGCAGGTGTTCTAGTGATGGTTTCTGGTTCTGTGCTAGTAAAAGATTTCTGTTCCAGGAGGGAATTTGTGCAAACCTTTTTTCTTGCACCGCAAGAGAAAGGCTTTTTTGTTCTAAATGACATCTTTCACTTTGCTGAGGAGCAACAAATTCAGCACCATCCTGCAGTCCTATTATCACAGCACAATCTTGATCATAAACTCAATGCTTCAGCAACAATTCCTGAACCAG TGCCAGGCTATTTACTAGGTGGAGATATCCAACGACGGAAGTTTGTGGCTCCTGTTGATGTTAAAGAAAATGGTCCAGTTGACAATTATACTCTTTTGGAACAACTTCAGCAAGCTCCGGAATCTGAAAGTCTTGTGGACAAGAGTTCTGTGCGAGAGTGCAATGGTTCACTTCTGCATACTGTGAATACTGTCCAAGAGCATGTGCCTCCAGTCGAGGAACCCTTTGGGGAACCCCAAAAGCACACCTATGCTTCTGTT TTACGGGTTGCTAAAGGAAAATCGGCACCATCAGTTGCTCCTCAAGTTTCTGTTAGCAAGAACCTGCCCCCTGCTTCTGACTGGGACCATGCTCCCCAGCACACTGCTCAGCAGCCTGTTCTCTCCTCAAATGTTGTCGAGATGTCTGGGGTTGATATGGTTGATGAAATTTCACCCATAGAGTATGAAG GTGAAATAAAATCTGTTTATGTAAGGAACTTGCTCTCTACTGTTTCTGAGTCTGAAATTGAGGAGGAATTCAAGAAATTTGGTGAGATTAGTCCTGATGAAGTGGTGATTCGTAGTCGCAAG GATGTTGGTGTTTGTTATGCATTTGTGGAATTCGAAGATATGTCAAGTGTCTGTAATGCGGTCATG GCTGGAACCGCACAGGTTGCTGGACGACAAGTGTACATTGAAGAGCGGAGACCAAATAGTTATATCCCTTCTCGAGGAGGAA GGATGGGTAGAGGCCGAGGCAGCTATCCAACAGAAGCTCCAAGGGGGAGTTTTGGCACTCGAAGTTATGGCAGGGGATGTGCCTACAATGGAAGTGAATGA
- the LOC108473493 gene encoding uncharacterized protein LOC108473493 isoform X1, producing MLQRSSSTPVFGALVFPFTDSPNKDLDATYSLLQGNHGGKLDFHCQESLNMTSFSHNSSPESHSASGLFEFNPESGGFRLKGFRRAKSEGSIERLDYRSCDIAQFLDPRTPKRSFHRHHITMLHSAPSFSIFNEGVEDGKLGEESLERTVTIGENIDAVGNPDFSFRKKCMELIQEEEGDEEKKRLNRIRVSYNDEEEVELEPPSPPMYLATGLGIDCAGFGAMADGVDLSYMDLDEVDDQEEFHKRLVDEYPCHPLFLRNYAKFLQQSKGDLQGAEDYYHRATLADPEDSEILLQYAKILWDLHHDKDRALSYFERAVQASPQDSNVLGAYASFLWEIGDDAEEYGEQEYQGVKEEEIMKVAKNSLPEEETKLARLSMQLPNPAGLEVHTDIQDIDIEDYHTRMVQENPGNPSVLSNYARFLHQSKGDVEGAKEYYLQAIQGDPRNGETMSQYAKLIWDSHRDHDKASHYFEQAVEANPENSNILAAYASFLWETQEDEDNNTRQDQTQVSLQNRALSAINS from the exons ATGCTTCAAAGAAGCTCATCAACCCCAGTTTTTGGAGCCCTTGTCTTCCCTTTTACTGACAGTCCAAATAAAGATCTTGATGCTACTTACAGCTTACTTCAGGGCAACCATGGTGGAAAACTCGACTTCCATTGTCAAGAAAGCCTCAACATGACatctttttcacataattcatctCCTGAGTCTCATTCagcttcagggttgtttgaattcaATCCAGAATCGGGTGGTTTTCGCCTTAAAGGCTTTCGAAGAGCTAAGTCTGAAGGTAGCATAGAAAGATTAGATTATAGATCTTGTGATATAGCTCAGTTTCTAGATCCCAGAACACCAAAGAGATCGTTTCATAGGCATCATATAACAATGTTGCATAGTGCACCATCTTTTTCGATATTCAAtgaaggggttgaagatggaaaaCTAGGGGAGGAGTCATTGGAGAGAACAGTTACAATTGGTGAGAACATTGATGCTGTAGGGAATCCAGATTTCAGCTTCCGGAAGAAGTGTATGGAGTTAATTCAGGAAGAAGAAGGAGATGAGGAAAAAAAAAGATTGAACCGAATTCGAGTTTCTTATAATGATGAAGAAGAAGTTGAACTTGAGCCACCTAGTCCTCCCATGTATCTTGCTACTGGTCTTGGAATTGATTGTGCTGGCTTTGGTGCCATGGCTGATGGTGTTGATTTAAGTTACATGGATCTTGATGAGGTTGATGATCAAGAAGAGTTTCATAAGAGGCTGGTTGATGAGTACCCTTGTCATCCTCTGTTCCTAAGGAATTATGCTAAATTTTTACAG CAGTCTAAGGGAGATCTTCAAGGAGCAGAGGACTATTACCATCGTGCAACATTAGCAGATCCTGAAGACAGTGAGATTCTCTTACAGTATGCCAAAATATTATGGGATCTTCACCATGACAAAGATAGAGCCCTTAGTTACTTTGAGCGTGCCGTTCAAGCTTCTCCTCAAGATAG CAATGTCCTTGGAGCATATGCTAGTTTCCTCTGGGAAATCGGGGATGATGCAGAAGAATATGGAGAACAAGAATACCAGGGG GTTAAAGAGGAGGAAATTATGAAGGTAGCCAAGAACTCACTGCCCGAAGAAGAAACTAAGCTAGCTAGGCTATCCATGCAACTACCAAATCCAGCAGGTTTGGAGGTTCATACCGATATCCAGGACATTGATATTGAGGATTATCATACGAGGATGGTTCAGGAAAATCCTGGCAACCCTTCGGTTTTAAGCAATTATGCTCGTTTCTTACATCAG TCTAAAGGAGATGTTGAAGGAGCCAAGGAATACTATTTGCAAGCCATACAAGGTGACCCTAGGAATGGTGAAACCATGTCACAGTATGCTAAATTGATCTGGGATTCTCACCGTGACCATGATAAAGCTTCACATTACTTTGAGCAAGCAGTTGAAGCTAATCCTGAAAATAG CAATATTCTTGCAGCATATGCTAGCTTCCTTTGGGAAACACAAGAAGATGAAGACAATAACACAAGGCAAGATCAAACTCAGGTTTCTCTTCAAAACAGAGCTTTGTCTGCAATAAACTCATAA
- the LOC108473493 gene encoding uncharacterized protein LOC108473493 isoform X2, translating to MLQRSSSTPVFGALVFPFTDSPNKDLDATYSLLQGNHGGKLDFHCQESLNMTSFSHNSSPESHSASGLFEFNPESGGFRLKGFRRAKSEGSIERLDYRSCDIAQFLDPRTPKRSFHRHHITMLHSAPSFSIFNEGVEDGKLGEESLERTVTIGENIDAVGNPDFSFRKKCMELIQEEEGDEEKKRLNRIRVSYNDEEEVELEPPSPPMYLATGLGIDCAGFGAMADGVDLSYMDLDEVDDQEEFHKRLVDEYPCHPLFLRNYAKFLQSKGDLQGAEDYYHRATLADPEDSEILLQYAKILWDLHHDKDRALSYFERAVQASPQDSNVLGAYASFLWEIGDDAEEYGEQEYQGVKEEEIMKVAKNSLPEEETKLARLSMQLPNPAGLEVHTDIQDIDIEDYHTRMVQENPGNPSVLSNYARFLHQSKGDVEGAKEYYLQAIQGDPRNGETMSQYAKLIWDSHRDHDKASHYFEQAVEANPENSNILAAYASFLWETQEDEDNNTRQDQTQVSLQNRALSAINS from the exons ATGCTTCAAAGAAGCTCATCAACCCCAGTTTTTGGAGCCCTTGTCTTCCCTTTTACTGACAGTCCAAATAAAGATCTTGATGCTACTTACAGCTTACTTCAGGGCAACCATGGTGGAAAACTCGACTTCCATTGTCAAGAAAGCCTCAACATGACatctttttcacataattcatctCCTGAGTCTCATTCagcttcagggttgtttgaattcaATCCAGAATCGGGTGGTTTTCGCCTTAAAGGCTTTCGAAGAGCTAAGTCTGAAGGTAGCATAGAAAGATTAGATTATAGATCTTGTGATATAGCTCAGTTTCTAGATCCCAGAACACCAAAGAGATCGTTTCATAGGCATCATATAACAATGTTGCATAGTGCACCATCTTTTTCGATATTCAAtgaaggggttgaagatggaaaaCTAGGGGAGGAGTCATTGGAGAGAACAGTTACAATTGGTGAGAACATTGATGCTGTAGGGAATCCAGATTTCAGCTTCCGGAAGAAGTGTATGGAGTTAATTCAGGAAGAAGAAGGAGATGAGGAAAAAAAAAGATTGAACCGAATTCGAGTTTCTTATAATGATGAAGAAGAAGTTGAACTTGAGCCACCTAGTCCTCCCATGTATCTTGCTACTGGTCTTGGAATTGATTGTGCTGGCTTTGGTGCCATGGCTGATGGTGTTGATTTAAGTTACATGGATCTTGATGAGGTTGATGATCAAGAAGAGTTTCATAAGAGGCTGGTTGATGAGTACCCTTGTCATCCTCTGTTCCTAAGGAATTATGCTAAATTTTTACAG TCTAAGGGAGATCTTCAAGGAGCAGAGGACTATTACCATCGTGCAACATTAGCAGATCCTGAAGACAGTGAGATTCTCTTACAGTATGCCAAAATATTATGGGATCTTCACCATGACAAAGATAGAGCCCTTAGTTACTTTGAGCGTGCCGTTCAAGCTTCTCCTCAAGATAG CAATGTCCTTGGAGCATATGCTAGTTTCCTCTGGGAAATCGGGGATGATGCAGAAGAATATGGAGAACAAGAATACCAGGGG GTTAAAGAGGAGGAAATTATGAAGGTAGCCAAGAACTCACTGCCCGAAGAAGAAACTAAGCTAGCTAGGCTATCCATGCAACTACCAAATCCAGCAGGTTTGGAGGTTCATACCGATATCCAGGACATTGATATTGAGGATTATCATACGAGGATGGTTCAGGAAAATCCTGGCAACCCTTCGGTTTTAAGCAATTATGCTCGTTTCTTACATCAG TCTAAAGGAGATGTTGAAGGAGCCAAGGAATACTATTTGCAAGCCATACAAGGTGACCCTAGGAATGGTGAAACCATGTCACAGTATGCTAAATTGATCTGGGATTCTCACCGTGACCATGATAAAGCTTCACATTACTTTGAGCAAGCAGTTGAAGCTAATCCTGAAAATAG CAATATTCTTGCAGCATATGCTAGCTTCCTTTGGGAAACACAAGAAGATGAAGACAATAACACAAGGCAAGATCAAACTCAGGTTTCTCTTCAAAACAGAGCTTTGTCTGCAATAAACTCATAA
- the LOC108473494 gene encoding nuclear transport factor 2-like isoform X2 — MATPCPLPVTAAQVGTYFVERYYQVIIQQPHSVHQFYSDASTMVRVDGSHRETAAAMLQIHALVMSLNFTRIEIKTACSLESWNAGVLVMVSGSVLVKDFCSRREFVQTFFLAPQEKGFFVLNDIFHFAEEQQIQHHPAVLLSQHNLDHKLNASATIPEPGYLLGGDIQRRKFVAPVDVKENGPVDNYTLLEQLQQAPESESLVDKSSVRECNGSLLHTVNTVQEHVPPVEEPFGEPQKHTYASVLRVAKGKSAPSVAPQVSVSKNLPPASDWDHAPQHTAQQPVLSSNVVEMSGVDMVDEISPIEYEGEIKSVYVRNLLSTVSESEIEEEFKKFGEISPDEVVIRSRKDVGVCYAFVEFEDMSSVCNAVMAGTAQVAGRQVYIEERRPNSYIPSRGGRMGRGRGSYPTEAPRGSFGTRSYGRGCAYNGSE; from the exons ATGGCAACTCCTTGTCCCCTTCCAGTCACTGCTGCACAG gTTGGAACATATTTTGTGGAGCGATATTATCAGGTTATTATACAGCAGCCACATTCAGTGCACCAGTTTTACAGTGATGCCAGTACCATGGTTCGTGTTGATGGCAGTCACAGAGAAACTGCTGCTGCAATGCTG CAAATTCATGCCCTTGTTATGTCGCTCAACTTTACCCGGATTGAGATCAAGACAGCTTGTTCTCTTGAATCTTGGAATGCAGGTGTTCTAGTGATGGTTTCTGGTTCTGTGCTAGTAAAAGATTTCTGTTCCAGGAGGGAATTTGTGCAAACCTTTTTTCTTGCACCGCAAGAGAAAGGCTTTTTTGTTCTAAATGACATCTTTCACTTTGCTGAGGAGCAACAAATTCAGCACCATCCTGCAGTCCTATTATCACAGCACAATCTTGATCATAAACTCAATGCTTCAGCAACAATTCCTGAACCAG GCTATTTACTAGGTGGAGATATCCAACGACGGAAGTTTGTGGCTCCTGTTGATGTTAAAGAAAATGGTCCAGTTGACAATTATACTCTTTTGGAACAACTTCAGCAAGCTCCGGAATCTGAAAGTCTTGTGGACAAGAGTTCTGTGCGAGAGTGCAATGGTTCACTTCTGCATACTGTGAATACTGTCCAAGAGCATGTGCCTCCAGTCGAGGAACCCTTTGGGGAACCCCAAAAGCACACCTATGCTTCTGTT TTACGGGTTGCTAAAGGAAAATCGGCACCATCAGTTGCTCCTCAAGTTTCTGTTAGCAAGAACCTGCCCCCTGCTTCTGACTGGGACCATGCTCCCCAGCACACTGCTCAGCAGCCTGTTCTCTCCTCAAATGTTGTCGAGATGTCTGGGGTTGATATGGTTGATGAAATTTCACCCATAGAGTATGAAG GTGAAATAAAATCTGTTTATGTAAGGAACTTGCTCTCTACTGTTTCTGAGTCTGAAATTGAGGAGGAATTCAAGAAATTTGGTGAGATTAGTCCTGATGAAGTGGTGATTCGTAGTCGCAAG GATGTTGGTGTTTGTTATGCATTTGTGGAATTCGAAGATATGTCAAGTGTCTGTAATGCGGTCATG GCTGGAACCGCACAGGTTGCTGGACGACAAGTGTACATTGAAGAGCGGAGACCAAATAGTTATATCCCTTCTCGAGGAGGAA GGATGGGTAGAGGCCGAGGCAGCTATCCAACAGAAGCTCCAAGGGGGAGTTTTGGCACTCGAAGTTATGGCAGGGGATGTGCCTACAATGGAAGTGAATGA
- the LOC108473494 gene encoding nuclear transport factor 2-like isoform X3, with the protein MATPCPLPVTAAQVGTYFVERYYQVIIQQPHSVHQFYSDASTMVRVDGSHRETAAAMLQIHALVMSLNFTRIEIKTACSLESWNAGVLVMVSGSVLVKDFCSRREFVQTFFLAPQEKGFFVLNDIFHFAEEQQIQHHPAVLLSQHNLDHKLNASATIPEPVPGYLLGGDIQRRKFVAPVDVKENGPVDNYTLLEQLQQAPESESLVDKSSVRECNGSLLHTVNTVQEHVPPVEEPFGEPQKHTYASVLRVAKGKSAPSVAPQVSVSKNLPPASDWDHAPQHTAQQPVLSSNVVEMSGVDMVDEISPIEYEGEIKSVYVRNLLSTVSESEIEEEFKKFGCWCLLCICGIRRYVKCL; encoded by the exons ATGGCAACTCCTTGTCCCCTTCCAGTCACTGCTGCACAG gTTGGAACATATTTTGTGGAGCGATATTATCAGGTTATTATACAGCAGCCACATTCAGTGCACCAGTTTTACAGTGATGCCAGTACCATGGTTCGTGTTGATGGCAGTCACAGAGAAACTGCTGCTGCAATGCTG CAAATTCATGCCCTTGTTATGTCGCTCAACTTTACCCGGATTGAGATCAAGACAGCTTGTTCTCTTGAATCTTGGAATGCAGGTGTTCTAGTGATGGTTTCTGGTTCTGTGCTAGTAAAAGATTTCTGTTCCAGGAGGGAATTTGTGCAAACCTTTTTTCTTGCACCGCAAGAGAAAGGCTTTTTTGTTCTAAATGACATCTTTCACTTTGCTGAGGAGCAACAAATTCAGCACCATCCTGCAGTCCTATTATCACAGCACAATCTTGATCATAAACTCAATGCTTCAGCAACAATTCCTGAACCAG TGCCAGGCTATTTACTAGGTGGAGATATCCAACGACGGAAGTTTGTGGCTCCTGTTGATGTTAAAGAAAATGGTCCAGTTGACAATTATACTCTTTTGGAACAACTTCAGCAAGCTCCGGAATCTGAAAGTCTTGTGGACAAGAGTTCTGTGCGAGAGTGCAATGGTTCACTTCTGCATACTGTGAATACTGTCCAAGAGCATGTGCCTCCAGTCGAGGAACCCTTTGGGGAACCCCAAAAGCACACCTATGCTTCTGTT TTACGGGTTGCTAAAGGAAAATCGGCACCATCAGTTGCTCCTCAAGTTTCTGTTAGCAAGAACCTGCCCCCTGCTTCTGACTGGGACCATGCTCCCCAGCACACTGCTCAGCAGCCTGTTCTCTCCTCAAATGTTGTCGAGATGTCTGGGGTTGATATGGTTGATGAAATTTCACCCATAGAGTATGAAG GTGAAATAAAATCTGTTTATGTAAGGAACTTGCTCTCTACTGTTTCTGAGTCTGAAATTGAGGAGGAATTCAAGAAATTTG GATGTTGGTGTTTGTTATGCATTTGTGGAATTCGAAGATATGTCAAGTGTCTGTAA
- the LOC108473493 gene encoding uncharacterized protein LOC108473493 isoform X3, with protein MLQRSSSTPVFGALVFPFTDSPNKDLDATYSLLQGNHGGKLDFHCQESLNMTSFSHNSSPESHSASGLFEFNPESGGFRLKGFRRAKSEGSIERLDYRSCDIAQFLDPRTPKRSFHRHHITMLHSAPSFSIFNEGVEDGKLGEESLERTVTIGENIDAVGNPDFSFRKKCMELIQEEEGDEEKKRLNRIRVSYNDEEEVELEPPSPPMYLATGLGIDCAGFGAMADGVDLSYMDLDEVDDQEEFHKRLVDEYPCHPLFLRNYAKFLQQSKGDLQGAEDYYHRATLADPEDSEILLQYAKILWDLHHDKDRALSYFERAVQASPQDSNVLGAYASFLWEIGDDAEEYGEQEYQGVKEEEIMKVAKNSLPEEETKLARLSMQLPNPAGLEVHTDIQDIDIEDYHTRMVQENPGNPSVLSNYARFLHQSKGDVEGAKEYYLQAIQGDPRNGETMSQYAKLIWDSHRDHDKASHYFEQAVEANPENSNILAAYASFLWETQEDEDNNTRYQITSSVSNV; from the exons ATGCTTCAAAGAAGCTCATCAACCCCAGTTTTTGGAGCCCTTGTCTTCCCTTTTACTGACAGTCCAAATAAAGATCTTGATGCTACTTACAGCTTACTTCAGGGCAACCATGGTGGAAAACTCGACTTCCATTGTCAAGAAAGCCTCAACATGACatctttttcacataattcatctCCTGAGTCTCATTCagcttcagggttgtttgaattcaATCCAGAATCGGGTGGTTTTCGCCTTAAAGGCTTTCGAAGAGCTAAGTCTGAAGGTAGCATAGAAAGATTAGATTATAGATCTTGTGATATAGCTCAGTTTCTAGATCCCAGAACACCAAAGAGATCGTTTCATAGGCATCATATAACAATGTTGCATAGTGCACCATCTTTTTCGATATTCAAtgaaggggttgaagatggaaaaCTAGGGGAGGAGTCATTGGAGAGAACAGTTACAATTGGTGAGAACATTGATGCTGTAGGGAATCCAGATTTCAGCTTCCGGAAGAAGTGTATGGAGTTAATTCAGGAAGAAGAAGGAGATGAGGAAAAAAAAAGATTGAACCGAATTCGAGTTTCTTATAATGATGAAGAAGAAGTTGAACTTGAGCCACCTAGTCCTCCCATGTATCTTGCTACTGGTCTTGGAATTGATTGTGCTGGCTTTGGTGCCATGGCTGATGGTGTTGATTTAAGTTACATGGATCTTGATGAGGTTGATGATCAAGAAGAGTTTCATAAGAGGCTGGTTGATGAGTACCCTTGTCATCCTCTGTTCCTAAGGAATTATGCTAAATTTTTACAG CAGTCTAAGGGAGATCTTCAAGGAGCAGAGGACTATTACCATCGTGCAACATTAGCAGATCCTGAAGACAGTGAGATTCTCTTACAGTATGCCAAAATATTATGGGATCTTCACCATGACAAAGATAGAGCCCTTAGTTACTTTGAGCGTGCCGTTCAAGCTTCTCCTCAAGATAG CAATGTCCTTGGAGCATATGCTAGTTTCCTCTGGGAAATCGGGGATGATGCAGAAGAATATGGAGAACAAGAATACCAGGGG GTTAAAGAGGAGGAAATTATGAAGGTAGCCAAGAACTCACTGCCCGAAGAAGAAACTAAGCTAGCTAGGCTATCCATGCAACTACCAAATCCAGCAGGTTTGGAGGTTCATACCGATATCCAGGACATTGATATTGAGGATTATCATACGAGGATGGTTCAGGAAAATCCTGGCAACCCTTCGGTTTTAAGCAATTATGCTCGTTTCTTACATCAG TCTAAAGGAGATGTTGAAGGAGCCAAGGAATACTATTTGCAAGCCATACAAGGTGACCCTAGGAATGGTGAAACCATGTCACAGTATGCTAAATTGATCTGGGATTCTCACCGTGACCATGATAAAGCTTCACATTACTTTGAGCAAGCAGTTGAAGCTAATCCTGAAAATAG CAATATTCTTGCAGCATATGCTAGCTTCCTTTGGGAAACACAAGAAGATGAAGACAATAACACAAG GTACCAGATCACTAGTTCAGTTTCCAATGTTTGA